The Dethiosulfovibrio salsuginis nucleotide sequence CTTTTTCCACCCTACCTCCGATAACGGTATGGCACTGGCTATGAGCCTGAAAGATCCCCTGCTGCTCCAGAAGGTCGACGGAGTTCTAGCGGAGATACTGGCGGGAGAGGAATACCAAAAACTGAAGGATAAGTGGAATATCGACTAAAGGGCACCTCTAAAAACTCTAATCCTCGGAGAGATCGTTCCGACGGAGTCCATTTGAGCCCGTATACTCGACATGCCGTCGTGTAGTCGAATGGGGCGACAGGACGTCGCCCCAAGCCGAGGGGGCACAGGACGTGCCCTCCGAGGCGGTTCGTACGAAACAGGCAGGTCGAATATACGATTGGGCGAAACAGGGCGTAGGCGGAACGATCTCTCCGAGGGGACTCAAAGGTGAGTTTTTAGAGGTTCCCTAAAGCTAAAAGGAGATCGTCAAAAGGAGGCCTAGGGCCTCCTTTTTTCGTGTCCTCTTTTAGGTTAATATAGGCGGCAGGATATCGGGGTCAGAACAGGAGGATGTTTTTTGTGAGTAGCTTCGCCATAAAGATTTACGGTTGTCAGATGAACGTCTACGATGGGGATAAGATAAGGACCTCCCTGATCGACAGAGGGTGGGAAGAGGTCCTGGAGGATAAAGCGGACGTGGTTATCTACGTCGGGTGCAGCATAAGACAGAAGGCGGAACATAAGGTCTGGAGCGAGATAGGGCTTTACAGGGGCAGATGGGAGGAGGCCGGTAGCCCTAAGGTGTGTCTGGTGGGTTGCATGGCCCAAAACGTAGGGGAGCAGATGTTTCGCCGCTTCCCATGGCTCAGGCTTATCGCCGGTCCTAGGAGCCTAGGTCTGGTTCCCGACGGTCTCGTGAGGGTTATGGAAGGTGAGAAGGTAAACCTTCTGGACCAGGATCCCCGGGCCTTTATGGATCTCGACGTAACCCCGGTTCACCGGGTAAACCGATGGAAAGCCTACGTCACCATAGCCCATGGATGCGATAATTTCTGCACCTACTGTATAGTTCCCTACGTAAGAGGTCGGTTTATGTCCAGGAAATCCGGTGATATCCTGAGAGAGGTCAGAGAGCTTGTGGACGACGGAGTCAGAGAGATCACCCTGTTAGGGCAGAACGTCGACACCTACGGGGCGGATTTCGATCGGCCCTATCGTTTTTCCGATCTGCTGAGCGACGTGGCCCAGGTCAAAGGGGTGGACCTGGTGAGGTTTATGACCTCCTACCCCAGTGACTTCACCAAAGACGTGGTCTCGGTTATAGGGGAAAATCCGGCTATCTGTACCGGCATAAACCTACCGATCCAGTCGGGAAGCGACAGGATCCTGAGAAAGATGAACCGTCACTATACCCTGGAGGAGTACGACGAGACTGTGAGGGCCATTAGGGAAGGTCTACCGGAGGTGGGCCTCACCTCCGACCTGATCGTGGGATTTCCCGGAGAGACGGAGGAGGATTTTCAGGATTCCCTGGCTGCCCTGAGAAAATATCGGTTCGATCAGGTCCACACAGCAGCATACTCTCCGAGGGAGGGAACCCCTGCGGCCAAGATGGACAATCAGATAGACAGGGCGGAAAAATCGAGAAGGCTACAGGAGGTAAACGCCCTACAGGCTGAGATAGCCAGGGAGATAAACTCCGCTTTGGTAGGGAGGACCTACAGGGTGTTGGTGGACGACAGGGCCCAAAAGGGGGAGGGGCTGTTGCAGGGAAGGACTAAGACCGACAAAGTCGTCCTCTTCCCCGGGGATCCCTCCCTCATCGGCAGTTTCGTGTCGGTGGAGATCAAGAGAGCGAACAACTGGTCTCTTCATGGCGATATTTTGGAGGTCGAAAATTAATAATCTTGTCAGGAGGTCTCTAAGTTGAAAGGCAGAAGTAAGGCTCTTCAGGTAGGTCTGATACTGTTCGGTCTGGTCTGTTTTGGCGTGGCGGGGATTGTGATAAAGACCTTCTCCGGTCGATGGGTCGACGACGACGGTCCCACCGCCGTCGCAGGGCCCGCCCTTTCCTCCCCTAAAAACACCGAGCTTAAAGTGGAGGAACCGGAGATCTGGGTGCTTTACGTCACCGGTGGAGTCAAATCGCCGGGGGTATACCGTCTTCCGCCGGACAGCAGGGTCTTCCATCTGGTGGACTCCGCCGGGGGCCTTGCCTCCGATGCCGACGAGACGGGGATAAATATGGCCGCCCCTCTGGTCGACGGCGAGCACGTCCACGTTCCCCTTCGACCGAGCTTGGTGAGGGATACGGCACAGCTGCCTTCAGGTCAACCTCAAGGGGGATATAAGGTGTCCACCTTGCCCCCTCCTTCAGGGAGCGGGACCGGGAGGAGCGGTACGGTAGACCTTAACAGAGGGTCCCTTCATGATCTCCAGACCCTTCCAGGGATAGGCCCTAAGACCGCTCAGGCTATAGTTTCCTACCGGGAGGACGTAGGGCCCTTTAAGTCGGTGGACGACCTTATCAAAGTCAAAGGTATAGGGACCAAAAAGCTGGACTCCATCCGTTCTATGGTAACGGTGAGGTAGTTGGATCTTCTAGCGGAAGCTCCCTCTCTGGTTATCCTGGCGGCGACCTGTATCTCCGCGGTGCTCTGGGGCTCGTCGATACTCTCCGGGGCGGTGGCTGGATTGATCTCCTTGGGAATATCGTCGGTGGTCTGTGCTAAGTGGGACAGAGGGAGGTTGGTCGTCGCCCTCTCCGTGGCCTTGCTATCCCTCTCCATCTCCTGGTGGTGCTCCGCTCGGATGGGCATGGTCTCCCCTCCTCTTGGCATGGCCTCCGGCGAGGTCGTTCTCGAGAGATCCTGGGGAAAGAGAGTGGCTATGGTCATAAAAGGGGACCAAGGAGCGGTGGTTGCCAAGGTCTCACCTGAGAGGTCCTTTCTGGAGGGGACGAAGTTAGAATGGACAGGCAGGATCGAGCCGCTGATGGAGCCCAGGGATGGAAACCCTTTCGACGAGAGGTTATATTGGCTGGCCCGGGGGGTGACAGGGGTTCTAGTGCCAAAGGAGATGGTATATCGAGGGGACGGCGGAGGGATACATTATCTGAGGTCGGTCCTTCGGGAAAGGATTCAATCCTCCTTGCCCCCTCTGACGAGAGGATATCTTCTGGCGGCCCTTTTAGGCGACAGGGATCCAGAGTTGGTCGAGCCCCATAGCCGATGGGGGACCGCCCATCTCCTGGCGGTCTCGGGCTTTCACGTGGGGCTGGTCGCCCTCCTGGCCTGGGCCTTTCCCTGGAGGGGACGATGGAAGTGGATCATCGTGTCCGCCTTTATGTGGATGTACGTGCTTCTAGCCGGAGCTGCCGCAAGCGCCCTGAGGGCTGCGCTGATGGTTCAGGTGGCCCTTTGGGGCCTGGCCTTTGGCAGGCGCTCGTCGGTGGTCAACTCGGTCGCGGTTGCCTCTTTGGCGCTCCTTATGTACAGGCCCTGGTGGTTCTGGGATCTGGGATGGCGGCTATCGGTGGTTTCCGCTTTGGCTATTTCCGCTCTGATGACCGTAAAAGTCAAACGTAGGTGGATAACCGTTCTATGCGCCAGTCCTCTCCTTTGGACGGTGACCGCACCGATGATATCCGGGGCCTTTAAGACGGTGCCTCTGGCTGGGGCGGTGCTGAATACGGTGGCCTTGCCCGCTTTTTCCGTGCTTTTGCCTCTGGCAGTGCTGTTCTCCCTTCCCTCTTTGATGGGCCTCCCAGGAGGGGGTCTAGTCGCTGTAGTCCCGGAGGGGGCCTTTGCCCTGTGGGGATACGGGGCCTCCATGGTCGAAGGTCTTCCGGTCCTCCGATGGTCTCCGTGGATGGTTACCCTTTCCTGTGTCTCCCTCGGGGCGATACTGTCGATCCGGTTTCGAGTGTCTCCGGTGAGGGCAGGGGTTTTAGCCCTGATCCTAGCTTTGTTTGTGGCTTATTTTTACAATTGAGAGAGGAGCTCGTTTCTTTATGATTTTAACCGTAGACGTAGGAAACACCACGACGGTTGTGGGGCTTTTCAGAGGCGAAGATCTGGTCCGGCACTGGCGTCTGGTCTCGGAGAGAAAGACCTCCGACGAGGTGGGCATACTGCTTTTAAACCTGCTAACACTGTCCTCTATTTCCCCTTCGGAGATAAAGGGAGCTGCCCTGTCCAGCGTCGTCCCTTCCCTGGACGGTATTATCTCCGAGGCGATCGAGAACTATCTGTCCGTTCCCTGCCTGAAGGTGTCCTCCGATCT carries:
- the miaB gene encoding tRNA (N6-isopentenyl adenosine(37)-C2)-methylthiotransferase MiaB produces the protein MSSFAIKIYGCQMNVYDGDKIRTSLIDRGWEEVLEDKADVVIYVGCSIRQKAEHKVWSEIGLYRGRWEEAGSPKVCLVGCMAQNVGEQMFRRFPWLRLIAGPRSLGLVPDGLVRVMEGEKVNLLDQDPRAFMDLDVTPVHRVNRWKAYVTIAHGCDNFCTYCIVPYVRGRFMSRKSGDILREVRELVDDGVREITLLGQNVDTYGADFDRPYRFSDLLSDVAQVKGVDLVRFMTSYPSDFTKDVVSVIGENPAICTGINLPIQSGSDRILRKMNRHYTLEEYDETVRAIREGLPEVGLTSDLIVGFPGETEEDFQDSLAALRKYRFDQVHTAAYSPREGTPAAKMDNQIDRAEKSRRLQEVNALQAEIAREINSALVGRTYRVLVDDRAQKGEGLLQGRTKTDKVVLFPGDPSLIGSFVSVEIKRANNWSLHGDILEVEN
- a CDS encoding ComEA family DNA-binding protein, producing the protein MKGRSKALQVGLILFGLVCFGVAGIVIKTFSGRWVDDDGPTAVAGPALSSPKNTELKVEEPEIWVLYVTGGVKSPGVYRLPPDSRVFHLVDSAGGLASDADETGINMAAPLVDGEHVHVPLRPSLVRDTAQLPSGQPQGGYKVSTLPPPSGSGTGRSGTVDLNRGSLHDLQTLPGIGPKTAQAIVSYREDVGPFKSVDDLIKVKGIGTKKLDSIRSMVTVR
- a CDS encoding ComEC/Rec2 family competence protein, giving the protein MDLLAEAPSLVILAATCISAVLWGSSILSGAVAGLISLGISSVVCAKWDRGRLVVALSVALLSLSISWWCSARMGMVSPPLGMASGEVVLERSWGKRVAMVIKGDQGAVVAKVSPERSFLEGTKLEWTGRIEPLMEPRDGNPFDERLYWLARGVTGVLVPKEMVYRGDGGGIHYLRSVLRERIQSSLPPLTRGYLLAALLGDRDPELVEPHSRWGTAHLLAVSGFHVGLVALLAWAFPWRGRWKWIIVSAFMWMYVLLAGAAASALRAALMVQVALWGLAFGRRSSVVNSVAVASLALLMYRPWWFWDLGWRLSVVSALAISALMTVKVKRRWITVLCASPLLWTVTAPMISGAFKTVPLAGAVLNTVALPAFSVLLPLAVLFSLPSLMGLPGGGLVAVVPEGAFALWGYGASMVEGLPVLRWSPWMVTLSCVSLGAILSIRFRVSPVRAGVLALILALFVAYFYN